A window of Gemmatimonadaceae bacterium genomic DNA:
GGTCGTAGCGGACTTCCGGGCGCACGAGCGCGTCCGGCCAGGCGCGCACGTTGAGCGTGAGCGTGCCGGTCGCCACCCGTTGCCCGGGGGTGGCGGGATACCCGAGCGCCGCGCTCGTGCGGGCGCCGTTGGGATCGGCCATGTAGTCGGCGCGGACGCCGAGCCCGACGGTCGACGTGAGGTCGCGCGTGGCCCAGGCGCCGAACGCCCACCATTGCGCGTCGCGGCTGGAATCGGGGAGCGCGGCGTTGGCCATCTCCCGCCCGTAGTCGGCCTGCAGCCATGCGTTCCAGCTCGGCGCGAACTTCTTCCAGAGCAGGATCTCGGAGCCCGATCGGAGCGCCGACGCATTGTCCAACTCCTCGGCGCCCGAGTAGCCGAACAGCGAGACGGAGGAAGTGGAATCGGGATAGAGGCCGAGGCGGCCGAGCACGGTCTTGCCCGAGTTCCGCGCCTCGACGGCGTCCCAGCCGTTGGTGATGCGGAGCTGCGCGTCGGCGTGCGGCCCGAACCGGTACGACACCTGCGCCCCGGTGGAGGTGAAGTCCTCCAGGAAGATGAACTGGTTGCCGCCGGACCAGACGGGATTCGCCACGTCCTCGATCACCTCGAGCCCCAGCAACGTGGCGAACTTGCCGAATTGGAACTGGAGCCCGTTGCCGTTGGGCGTCGGCACGTTGAGGGAAACGTACAGCTGGGTGAGGTCACCCTGCGGCCCGAGCGCCAGTCCGCGGGACTGCACGACCGCGGCATTCTGTCCGAGCAGGACTTCGGCGTGCACGCCGGCGCTCCACGTGCGAGCGTCGTACGGGCGGTCGGCCACGAGATCGAGCGCGTCGAGCGAGAACTGGTTCTGGTATCGATCGTAGAGGTGGCCCGCGATCGTCGTGCCCGCGGGATGCGTGGAATACTGATAGGATGCCTCGGCGTATCCGCTGAACGCGAATCCGCCGAAGGGAGCGGGCCGCGTCGCGGCCGCGGCAGGTCCGGCGTGGGTCGTGTCAGCGGCGGTCTGGCCCTGCGCGCGTACGGCGAGGGCCAGCAGGCTCACGGCCAAGATTCGTCTCATGATGATTCATCAATCGTGCGACGCCGCGGCATGCAGCGGGAACGACCGGTCCAAGTCGAGGTTGAGTTCGAGCACGTTGACGCGCGGATCTCCGAACAACCCGAACTGCGGCCCCTGGACGTGCCGGTCGACGAGCGCGCGCACCGACGCACTGTCGACGTGGCGGGCCCGCGCCACGCGCTCCACCTGCAGGAACGCGTCGGCGGGCGAGATGTCGGGGTCCAGGCCGGAGCCCGACGCGGTGACCATGTCGGACGGGATCTTGCCCTTCACGCCGCCGTCCTGGGCGACGACGGTGTCGACGCGCGCCGCGACGAGCGAATCCAGCTTGGCGCTGGTGGGGCCGAGGTTGCTGCCGCCCGACAGCGTGTCGTCGTAGCCCGCGCCGGCGGCCGACGGGCGCGGATGGAAGTACTCCGGGCGCGTGAACGACTGGCCGATGAGCGCGCTGCCGATCGGGGCGCCGTCGGCGCCGCGGATCAGCGAGCCGTTGGCCTGTCGCGGAAAGAGCAGCTGGGCGACGGCGGTGACGGCGCTCGGGTAGAGGATGCCGGTGATCACACAGAGCGCGAGCGTGAGCACGATCGCGGGGCG
This region includes:
- a CDS encoding outer membrane beta-barrel protein, with the protein product MRRILAVSLLALAVRAQGQTAADTTHAGPAAAATRPAPFGGFAFSGYAEASYQYSTHPAGTTIAGHLYDRYQNQFSLDALDLVADRPYDARTWSAGVHAEVLLGQNAAVVQSRGLALGPQGDLTQLYVSLNVPTPNGNGLQFQFGKFATLLGLEVIEDVANPVWSGGNQFIFLEDFTSTGAQVSYRFGPHADAQLRITNGWDAVEARNSGKTVLGRLGLYPDSTSSVSLFGYSGAEELDNASALRSGSEILLWKKFAPSWNAWLQADYGREMANAALPDSSRDAQWWAFGAWATRDLTSTVGLGVRADYMADPNGARTSAALGYPATPGQRVATGTLTLNVRAWPDALVRPEVRYDRSTIAAFGGSRSQLTAGLGVAYLF
- the kdpC gene encoding potassium-transporting ATPase subunit KdpC, whose protein sequence is MLRNQLRPAIVLTLALCVITGILYPSAVTAVAQLLFPRQANGSLIRGADGAPIGSALIGQSFTRPEYFHPRPSAAGAGYDDTLSGGSNLGPTSAKLDSLVAARVDTVVAQDGGVKGKIPSDMVTASGSGLDPDISPADAFLQVERVARARHVDSASVRALVDRHVQGPQFGLFGDPRVNVLELNLDLDRSFPLHAAASHD